The Shewanella pealeana ATCC 700345 genome contains the following window.
ACCATATTAGTGACCGTGGTGAAGAATATTTAGATACTGGCGGAAGCCAGGCATACAGTAAGCGTGTAGGTCGTCCAAGTGCAGTTCAGTACCGTCTAGGTGCTAAATCAACGTTGGATTTCCCAAACAATTTCGTAGGTCCAGAGAAGTGTGGTGAGTGTCACGCGACTCAGTTTGAGAAATGGCAACGTTCGCGCCACGCAAACGTAGTGCGTTTCCCAAGCGAAATTACCGATAAAGAAGTACCAAATGGCGATTTGAATGCAAAGCTATACGGTAGTGATGCATCAATGCTTCCAGACGGTATTCGTGCTAACGACGTGTACGCCATTATTGGTACACCACGTACTAAGTACGGTTTCCTAGATTCATGGTTGGTTCGTGGTACTTACCACGTTCGTGACGGTTTGTTATCTGAAGGTACAGGCAAGATGGTTGCCGGTGCTAACCAGTTCTCTCGTGGTTGGGCTGAATGGCTAACTCCAGAGATGGCGAAGAAGATTAACAAAGCAATTCCAGAGTTCCCAGTAACGCTAGAAGAGTTTGGCGCTACAGGTTCTCACCAGTGGGGTATGACTTCATACGGTGCTAAGTACGAGAAAGAGATGCTTTTCCAACCTGGTAGCTCTTACTGTGAAATGTGCCACACGTATAAGTTTGACTTCCAAAACAAGCAAGAGTTCTTCGATGCACTTGGCGACGCTAAGAAGCTACAAGAGCACACTATCTCTAAGGGTATCTCTTGTGAAGAGTGTCATGGCGCGGGCGGTCACTTAGATGGCGGTACTGGCGGCATGCAGTCTAACTGTGAACGTTGTCACCAGCGTTTCTTCTTCGTTGATGCACTAGCTGATACAGAGCAAGCGCAAGAGAAGATGGAATACGCATTTGGCGTATACATGAAGTCTGCTTGTCCATCTTGTGGTACTGAAGGTTCACAAATGTTTGCTTCTTCTCATTACGAGAAAGGTATGCGTTGTACAACTTGTCACGATCCACACGAAGTGACTGATGGCGACTTCCTATCAGGTTTCTCTAAGCCAATGCTGAAGAAAGACTGTGTTGATTGTCACGAAGCGCAAGCGATGATCGCTGACAACACAGACACACACAGCAACCAAACGTGTCAAAGCTGTCACATGCCTAACATGGGTAGCTGTGAAAACTTCGCTGCGATTCAGTTCCCTGATAGCGCAGGTTTCGACGCGGTACGTCGTTCACACATGTGGAAGATTGATATCGACCCAGAGCGTAAGACATTGAACCCTCCTGAAGGTCAACCACGTGATTCAGGCGTGAAAGGCTGGACTGTGGCTAAGAACGAAGAAGGTCATAACTACTTAGACTTAATGTGGACTTGTGCTCGTACAGCGATTTCTGACAAAGACGTAGTGGATAACAAGGGTTGTCACAGCCCATTCCAGTCTGAGCTAGAAACTGGCCTACATTACGACGACCAGCTAGAGATCTACGGCGAAGTGATGAAGATGCAAACGCCTGTTAAAGACGTTTACGCCAAAGTTGAACAAGCTCTTGAGCGCATCGATACGCTACTAGAAGTGACTAAGCTGTCTACTGCAGACAAGACTGAAGTGCTAATGCTAGCTGAGAAAGCGCAAGAAACTATCGACCTAATCAAGAAAGATGGTTCATGGGGTGTTCATGGCTTCCGTTACAGCCAGAAGCGTCTAGACGCAGCCCTAACTTATGTTACCCAAGCTCAGAACATTCTAGACGGTGTTGGTTACAGCGCTAAAAAGATGTAATTGAGTTAATACCGACCTCAACCTAGGTGCGCTTAGGTTGAGGTAACTAAGAGAGAAACTATGAATAGAGTACTGGGAAGTGTCGTTTTCACCGTCTTGTTATCAATGCTATCGGCGGGCAGTTATGCCGGTGGCGGTCAGGAGATGGCCCCTGCTAAATATTATGATGAACCG
Protein-coding sequences here:
- a CDS encoding multiheme c-type cytochrome, whose protein sequence is MKSWKLKAVASVLFCFGAIGNASAAGDKYNSIPEMGASAKNAIANYAGTEERTGVKSLHDYIVQEDELFDFLFQNHPMFKYQEEGNLIGDYHISDRGEEYLDTGGSQAYSKRVGRPSAVQYRLGAKSTLDFPNNFVGPEKCGECHATQFEKWQRSRHANVVRFPSEITDKEVPNGDLNAKLYGSDASMLPDGIRANDVYAIIGTPRTKYGFLDSWLVRGTYHVRDGLLSEGTGKMVAGANQFSRGWAEWLTPEMAKKINKAIPEFPVTLEEFGATGSHQWGMTSYGAKYEKEMLFQPGSSYCEMCHTYKFDFQNKQEFFDALGDAKKLQEHTISKGISCEECHGAGGHLDGGTGGMQSNCERCHQRFFFVDALADTEQAQEKMEYAFGVYMKSACPSCGTEGSQMFASSHYEKGMRCTTCHDPHEVTDGDFLSGFSKPMLKKDCVDCHEAQAMIADNTDTHSNQTCQSCHMPNMGSCENFAAIQFPDSAGFDAVRRSHMWKIDIDPERKTLNPPEGQPRDSGVKGWTVAKNEEGHNYLDLMWTCARTAISDKDVVDNKGCHSPFQSELETGLHYDDQLEIYGEVMKMQTPVKDVYAKVEQALERIDTLLEVTKLSTADKTEVLMLAEKAQETIDLIKKDGSWGVHGFRYSQKRLDAALTYVTQAQNILDGVGYSAKKM